ATGGTCTCTTCCATGCTTTCAACCTTTGTGAATTCCACCACGGATGGATGCCatgtatgtggattgggttttcagtctccCACTCATCCTGTGGTTTTTGGGTTTACCTCCCTTTCTAGCTCTGTTTGTTCCTCCTCCCCAACCCTGatttggggttttccttccacatctaaatCAGAACATGCCTCCATAGTCTTTCACTTGAATGGTACTACTCATAACTTATTGGGGCATGCTctgttggatgtgtaataaGATCTTAAGAAACTACGCACCTCTTCATCTGGGTACTCCCTCCTGCAGGCTGCGGTGAGTTCCTCCTTCAAAGTGATGATGTGCTGTTTATGAGATGTAATTTCTGTTTCGAGGGCCGTAAGACGAGACAATGAAGTCTGCACTGCATCCACAAATGACGCAATGAGAttctattatttaaaaaagaaaaaatggtaAATGGAAAATAAAAAAGGGAGGGGAGAATCCACAGTGTGTTAGTAACATCCAAACATAGTCGCACTGAATTTCAAATATCCCACTTCTTCCTACCCATGGTGTGGTCCAGAGCTGTATATTGAGAAAGTTGCCACAAGTtttgtttcaacaaaaatgcattggCAAATACAGAGTGCCAGAGTAGTCTGCCCACTGGGTTGTGCTACATTTGGACTCAAAATGGCATTCAGTAACCACGTGACAgaagaaaactggtccctctATGTCGTAACTCCTCCAATACACAGCTCTAATGTGGTCTTATAACGACGCAACTGACCTTGATTGCAATGACCTCTAAACCAATGCCTTCAACACCATGCCTCTCCGGTTGGATTAACacctgcaacaacaaaaaacattttaagatgTATCTACTTTTTTTTGCTTgtgcaagtttgccccaaacaaggccAAAGCCAGTCTTAGTATAAAGGGGTTACGGGAGATGATATTTCTCACCTGTCTGAGTGCTGCATCGATGGTTCTGTTGTCCGATCGACCAATCAGCTGTCTCTTAGTCTCTTCTACAGCCGCTTGAATGGATCGTAAATAAGCCGCTAGTTTGTCTTTCTCTCTGTTCATCAAAAATAAAGATGAAGATAAATGGTAGCTTCCATAATTTTCGCTTTTGGTTTTTATTGTTAGGCGCATTGAGGATGATGTGATTCATAATGCTTCTTATAAATGTATTATTGATTAAAATATACTGAATAGACTGAAACACAGCCATCCAAATTGGCGCACAGGTTGCTAATCACCCAATTTAACAATCTGTACCCTCGCAGGTAGCCATTTATTCCTAGGTGATGAATACATACAAGGACACAGGTGGTAACATACAATTTTGCTCACAAattttatgcttaccaaaaattagcagaataccagtcataaatggTGCATGTCATATGGTATTATGGCTGGTAATCTTCTGGTAATGATGATTTTGTTGAGCTTAAAGCTGCTCTAAATTTGTACACAAACCCTAAAGACTAAGCCGCCAAAATTTGGTTTCAATAACCAAGGACCACTTGGCCACATTACAATTACACCCGGGTGAATTGAACATCCATCCTCTACAAATGTGAACCTACTTGTGAGTGGAGCGCAAAAAATCTTGAACGTCTTGAACACCATCCTTGAGAGATCGTTTCTCTTCTTCAAGATGTGATAACTGTTTGCTGAGTTGACGGATGGATTGATCCTTACGTCGTAACTCCATCTTGGCTTCAGACAAACCCTAATagttgaaataaatcatttagCAATATGAAAATCAATAAAAGGAAAGGtgaaaaacatacaaaacattgttactTTTACAGGTAGTAATCATGACTGATAGCGACTGaaaaaacttcaaaatatattttcagtCTATTGTTTAAGGTTTTTGTAAAAGGTCTTCCCGTCAAGAACTCCcacaaactcccacaaggagaTATatacaccaagctggcaacaatctctctcatacaaacattggttgattgtctatgattatgaattgcactaATCAATAAATGGTGAtccagtaactagacgacaatgcttattctagtcattgtaaaGTCAGTGGTTAACTTGGGGGACTTTAATCCAAAGCCATGTGATTGCAAGTTGTGCGGTTCAACCACTAGACCACAGTGACCAAATTGTGCATGTTAACACGCCTTCAAATCTAAAACAGTTGAACTTCTAGTTTGAAGTGCTTCCACCTAGGAGCAGGAGATAGTAAACAAGTTAGTGTTTGTGAAATCTTTACCTTGACTGCTTCTGTGATGGTTGCATCTTTCTCTATTTCTTCCGTAGTGTAAAGATTCAACCTCATTCCAAGCTCCTCAAGCTGACTGCTCTGCTCATTCAGTAACTCTTGAGCTTGCTGTTCCCGTGACAATGCTTTACTCAATTCTTGGCAGATACTGTCAAATTTCTCTTTCTTGATcatgtgttggctctgaaaggaAGAAGAAAGGAACTGTGTACTTGGCTTCTATTTTTAGCATTAGTACTTAATGGTATAAGAAGAAAGTGTTTGTAGTTACTTATAGTGAATGAAACTCCTGTTGGTAGGTAGATATGGGTGAAGATGACCTATGATGGATTCGGATAATTAAAAGCAAACACTTGTGGATTCTTTGTTACTTTTGTACGACAAGAAGACTTACATTGTCTCTGAGTTGTATGATCTCACTCTCCATGCCCTGAGTTCGGTCAGTCTCCAGTCGTAGCTGGTTGTTTTCTTGTCTGAGCTTAGTTGCCTCCACCCTCAGGGACCTTCTCTCTATCTCAGCAGTTTGAAGACGCTGAGTAAAACAGATGATGTTGCGCTGTAAGCAGCCCATTATCTGCTGTAAATCGATAACAAAAGAGCATAAATTGGTGCCGAAATTCCTCTTTGGAATGTACAGACCCATTTTTTGTTGGTGCCAGATGACGCCCTGTTTCAAATTTAGCTCTGAAGGTGTGTCAAACAAAATGATATTTATTAAAGTGAGGTAGAGACTTTTTCCACACTTTCATGAGGACTGTACTTATTAGAAAATTAATTTgacaaaactcaatttgaccTTAGAGCCCCTCATTAAACATAATGTTTATACCTGTGATGACACCATGGTGTTCTTTCCATCTATGCTTGAGTGAGCGATTCCTTGACTTAAACCATATCCAAGGAGTCTAATTAGCATCCCTTTATCTCGGCTCCCGTAGGAACTTCTAGAAGGCTGAAGGGGAGATGTCTGGAAGATGGGAGTCAACTTGGAGATGAGTTTGACGAAGCAAGACCTGGCGGAGTTGGTGATGACGTGAGGTTGAGAGTGGACGGACGGATCTAGacaaaaagaaaattacaacaatttaaACAGTTACTATTACAATTagactttttgagatatggtagATAGTACAGGAGTGGTGACACTGTGTGGTAGTGTAACCCAAACCTAACAGTCTCATAGTAATACTGTCCAGCTATAATATCAAATGGCAAATGGAAAAAGAGATCTTGCCACAGTATAAGGCAATGtcgtttttcctttttgttttataagtAGTTATTTTTTCATAATAAAATTAAAGGCAAACAGAGATCTATGAAAaagcattaaaaaaatgttaacaatTCATTGCCCTCAAAATAGTTTAGAAATCTATTTTAAAACgcccacaacaaaacaacaaacgcAAACCTGAGATGTCTTACCTAGTACCTCCTGCAGCTCTGCACAGGAATCTACAACGGCAGAGAGTAGCAACTTGCCAGAAAACCATTTTGATAAATTTCTCTCAGTGTAGCTTCTGTGGTTCTGATTGTCTTGAGTTGAGCTCAAACCTGTATAAGATAAATACGcactcatgaatattcataagtgTAAGGTCATCTCCTAGTCTTACTTGACACAATTTCTTACAATTAAGTTTGCAGAAAACACTTCAGCTCAAATAAATGCAGCTCAAACCTTCATTATCGCCATAaatgttgtgattatttttcaAGGTGTTTGTAAAATCTCCATCAATACACAAAAGACTGaaagttgttattattttcttcTTACCGGCAAACTGTCTCTGAGATGGTTTGGGATCACCAAGACATACAGGAATAGCATGAATACCAGATGGGTTATCTACTGCAGTGAAGAGACGACAACTACAACGACCTAAATGACTCAATCTAAACCAAAGAATAAACAAGAACATAATTATGATGCTCAATACATGGGAGTGATGACTTATTTGTCAAAAATATAGCGTCAAGTTTTAATCTACCATCTTAATCATTGTAAAGATGGACAATTTGGCGAATGTTAACATTTGAAGGAGATtgtgtttaattgttatttgagacaggccgtcgatttcacaaaactcttcttaacttaagacttaggacgagtcccaaccctgcactgtagcatgcaggccttaagattaatcctaagttagaaagagttactcgtcctaactcgagataagacgagtcctaactctttgtgaaattgacggctgccACTTTGAAAACCCTGGACATTGAAATTTTATTTAAGATTTAAATCTAATAGCATCTTTAAGTCATAATCATTTAAAATCTATTGAACTGGAGAGTTTGAAAACTCTGGGTCTCTTTTTGGCAGTGATATTTCAAGGGAAAGGGATTACTCAAGAAGCTccaaaagaaataaacaatacCATAGGTGGGCACAGACAACTGTTCAGAAtacttaataaataaacaaaaatacttaCCTGTTAGCTGCCATTACTGCAATGGCTGCTTTTCTAAACAACATGACAGGGTTTCTGAGGTTTGTTTTACGATTCCCTGGTTCTTTCTTCAGGTCTTCCACCTCCATAGACAGTGTAGTAGCTAGCTCGGCTGCTTGCTGTCTGAAATATAAACCAAATAAAAGAGAAGATATATTAAACTCTTCATTTAAACCACACATAAACAAATTCTTTTGACAAAACCACTGGTGCTCACATTCATTTTCATTCATAAGCTCACTAATGAATTCCTCTAGGAAAAAGTTTATCAAAAAAGTTGAGTCACAGGAAAAACAGGAAGTTGAGGGGCAGGGATATATGAAAGGCATGATATTTatttggtccttgaaaaaaagtaggaatatttttttatcaagaacaaAGCCTGACCTACAGACACATGGTGTAAGCTTTAAGAATGTCATGCCTAATATGAAGAGCACCCTCTAGAGGTGTATTTATGCCAATCTCACCTCATTGCCTCCAGTTGATTAACTTGACCCTCTAACGAGCTCCTCTGAGCAGCGAGCTGGTTGACTCTTGAGAACATCGGTAGGAGAGAACCGGCAAGAAGTGAGCAGGCCAAGATGAGAGATGAGCGCTCATGCTGAGCCTTAGAGAGTTTGGCTTGAAGCTCGGCACATTCTGCTTCAAGACCTTGCTTCACTGTCCCAGTCAAACGAGCCTTCTCCCAGGCCTGGTCGGCAAGTGTTTGAGTTTTCTGAAACAGCGATGAGAATACATGATGTTTACATTCACtgagaaataaattataaaccattttaaaactttgtaaTTGTCATGGCTTAGCTGTTTGaaggactcgagctctggtgtttgtgaTCAGCAAAGTGGGTTCAACTTGGGTcttgatacttgtgtccttgagcaagataatttactataattgctttgtcctaTGTACTAGGATTGGTAATGCACGCAAAAGAACACAAAACACTTCAACAGTAGGGGTAAACTTAGTGTTTCTGGTTTACAGTTTTCTACAGCCTTGCAAGCTGCAGTAATTAAATTcccttatgaggcatccttggtttcattaccacaAAAAAAGTACATTCAAGAGACACCCTACCTGTGATTTGACTTGCAGATCTGCAAGTTGTTGACTAAACTGTTGCTCTAGCTCCGATCTCTGCCTCTGCCATTCCCTATCTCGTTCTCGTTGTGCATCTGCAAGTCTCTCCAAGCTCTCCTCATGGGAGTGTTGTACCTCTCTAAGAAGCTCATCCTTGTTATGTATCACTGTCTCAAAATGAGATACCTACAAGATGAGAATCACACTCAAAGGTAAAAACGAAATATAGAATCTTACTTAATACTTCATCACTGATGAACAGACTTGTTGATGTTTACTAAGAGGTTAACCCTGGTTAACCTTCCTTGAGGAGTATTTAGGAGTATCAAGTAAAGAGATAAAATTAACTCTGAAGAGGTCAACTTAAATTATGACAACTCAGATGCCTGTGGAACTCTTAAGAAAATATAGAGGATCATTAAATTCTGCAATAGACCCCTTGCCTAATCTGTTATAACTGAGAACAAACAATGGAGACCAACATGTGTGTACGCAACTCTCAGCTAATTAGACAAAATTCAGGAGCCCAGTAAACCAGCCAACTTATACTCTTTAATGCCCACTTCAGCCCAATCATTAAACAAACTTACCCTCTCATTAGCTCATTTGAGCCTAGTAATTAAGCCAACTTACCACTCTTATTCCCACTTCAGCCCAATACAAACTTACCCTTTCATTAGCCCAGTTGAGCCCAGTCATGAAACCAGCTTATCCCCCCTTACACCCACTTTAGCCTAATCAGCAAATAAACTTACCCTCTCATTAGCCCGGTTGAGCCCAGTCATCAAGCCAACTTCCCACTCTTATTCCCACTTCAGCCCAATACAAACTTACCCTTTCATTAGCCCGGTTGAGCCCACTCATCAAGCCAACCACCTGGTCCTGAACAGCAATGCTGAGTTCCTCCCATGTGAAGCTACTTATTATTGGTTCCTTTGGATCTAAGACAACGCGTCCAGCCATGATACGTTGATATAAACTATGGAGGTAAAT
This genomic stretch from Asterias amurensis chromosome 9, ASM3211899v1 harbors:
- the LOC139942012 gene encoding coiled-coil domain-containing protein 171-like isoform X2, with the translated sequence MATNRSFTDADNHRTSSPFLQDLEATEELRQLRLKIGRLQNENQAETDSNNELRKRVSNLENEKLNITANSNAELNQQQTQLAKLRAQLEKSEALRQQLDYEVVVAKRGISQEKNNAAEREESLNAIIEKQRDKINELTSKVEDLQSGLQSQRRFGEQAEIRHQGLLEAKEKELQMVIAGRDVIQAEKDQLQQVFNEQENIYADTREKLSELQSERDTQTNTVRQQLRDLQNVAEREDRLKKEVEVAIGRIKTLEETVEAERAAHLESKFNSELVQLRVRDLQGALEVKQSAHSEVEHNVEIMTKQLRDLESGLEEETKSASNYKQQVNSLSRENDLIKQQLSAEIDSKRTIISNLSTQLEIHQKNFDELKEELAKAKKRQLYMEETYGGSMRELELLLHNFQINGETNTTKKGRSKKTATQKDEKLSPMLVLETLRHTLKDYQNRVDSTSQELSRMKSRCEKMTSECETYKEVTWTRSKTAQDLQKKFTTSCKELEQLRHQLSESQSQVTTLRMEVQRAAHEEETEKSRTAEMMEEFGRRVKENKDEEEKRRIYLHSLYQRIMAGRVVLDPKEPIISSFTWEELSIAVQDQVVGLMSGLNRANERVSHFETVIHNKDELLREVQHSHEESLERLADAQRERDREWQRQRSELEQQFSQQLADLQVKSQKTQTLADQAWEKARLTGTVKQGLEAECAELQAKLSKAQHERSSLILACSLLAGSLLPMFSRVNQLAAQRSSLEGQVNQLEAMRQQAAELATTLSMEVEDLKKEPGNRKTNLRNPVMLFRKAAIAVMAANRLSHLGRCSCRLFTAVDNPSGIHAIPVCLGDPKPSQRQFAGLSSTQDNQNHRSYTERNLSKWFSGKLLLSAVVDSCAELQEVLDPSVHSQPHVITNSARSCFVKLISKLTPIFQTSPLQPSRSSYGSRDKGMLIRLLGYGLSQGIAHSSIDGKNTMVSSQIMGCLQRNIICFTQRLQTAEIERRSLRVEATKLRQENNQLRLETDRTQGMESEIIQLRDNSQHMIKKEKFDSICQELSKALSREQQAQELLNEQSSQLEELGMRLNLYTTEEIEKDATITEAVKGLSEAKMELRRKDQSIRQLSKQLSHLEEEKRSLKDGVQDVQDFLRSTHKEKDKLAAYLRSIQAAVEETKRQLIGRSDNRTIDAALRQVLIQPERHGVEGIGLEVIAIKNLIASFVDAVQTSLSRLTALETEITSHKQHIITLKEELTAACRREYPDEEIAERDSNFIRTPVESSRLPERTFGRLQPLYETGRSYNEEFVPLREEPDFSIMSQEGASRMKTSMYIPTSTPLATSTQRKSPSKARNYNHR
- the LOC139942012 gene encoding coiled-coil domain-containing protein 171-like isoform X1: MATNRSFTDADNHRTSSPFLQDLEATEELRQLRLKIGRLQNENQAETDSNNELRKRVSNLENEKLNITANSNAELNQQQTQLAKLRAQLEKSEALRQQLDYEVVVAKRGISQEKNNAAEREESLNAIIEKQRDKINELTSKVEDLQSGLQSQRRFGEQAEIRHQGLLEAKEKELQMVIAGRDVIQAEKDQLQQVFNEQENIYADTREKLSELQSERDTQTNTVRQQLRDLQNVAEREDRLKKEVEVAIGRIKTLEETVEAERAAHLESKFNSELVQLRVRDLQGALEVKQSAHSEVEHNVEIMTKQLRDLESGLEEETKSASNYKQQVNSLSRENDLIKQQLSAEIDSKRTIISNLSTQLEIHQKNFDELKEELAKAKKRQLYMEETYGGSMRELELLLHNFQINGETNTTKKGRSKKTATQKDEKLSPMLVLETLRHTLKDYQNRVDSTSQELSRMKSRCEKMTSECETYKEVTWTRSKTAQDLQKKFTTSCKELEQLRHQLSESQSQVTTLRMEVQRAAHEEETEKSRTAEMMEEFGRRVKENKDEEEKRRIYLHSLYQRIMAGRVVLDPKEPIISSFTWEELSIAVQDQVVGLMSGLNRANERVSHFETVIHNKDELLREVQHSHEESLERLADAQRERDREWQRQRSELEQQFSQQLADLQVKSQKTQTLADQAWEKARLTGTVKQGLEAECAELQAKLSKAQHERSSLILACSLLAGSLLPMFSRVNQLAAQRSSLEGQVNQLEAMRQQAAELATTLSMEVEDLKKEPGNRKTNLRNPVMLFRKAAIAVMAANRLSHLGRCSCRLFTAVDNPSGIHAIPVCLGDPKPSQRQFAGLSSTQDNQNHRSYTERNLSKWFSGKLLLSAVVDSCAELQEVLDPSVHSQPHVITNSARSCFVKLISKLTPIFQTSPLQPSRSSYGSRDKGMLIRLLGYGLSQGIAHSSIDGKNTMVSSQQIMGCLQRNIICFTQRLQTAEIERRSLRVEATKLRQENNQLRLETDRTQGMESEIIQLRDNSQHMIKKEKFDSICQELSKALSREQQAQELLNEQSSQLEELGMRLNLYTTEEIEKDATITEAVKGLSEAKMELRRKDQSIRQLSKQLSHLEEEKRSLKDGVQDVQDFLRSTHKEKDKLAAYLRSIQAAVEETKRQLIGRSDNRTIDAALRQVLIQPERHGVEGIGLEVIAIKNLIASFVDAVQTSLSRLTALETEITSHKQHIITLKEELTAACRREYPDEEIAERDSNFIRTPVESSRLPERTFGRLQPLYETGRSYNEEFVPLREEPDFSIMSQEGASRMKTSMYIPTSTPLATSTQRKSPSKARNYNHR